In Juglans microcarpa x Juglans regia isolate MS1-56 chromosome 7D, Jm3101_v1.0, whole genome shotgun sequence, the following are encoded in one genomic region:
- the LOC121238966 gene encoding uncharacterized protein At5g39865-like isoform X2: MWRQWGKSTVRIHHTSSPSALFSFKDVQELCTDEPSQPTASTPNKKASIFHRVRVANSLLRTWSTRSATHPPTEEPETHEPESSPNVVAVPDQSGKDPLAATQSAPLISIPGAEKRIVVYFTSLRVVRSTFEDCRSVRSILRGFRVSIDERDLSMDSGFLTELQQILGSQSQSKLSLPRVFIGGRYVGGAEEIRQLHEAGELKKLVEGLPPAEPGVCDLCGGYRFVLCDECYGSRKLFTEKSGFKGCMACNENGLIRCPSCHCAPL, from the exons ATGTGGCGGCAGTGGGGCAAATCAACGGTTCGGATTCACCACACGTCATCTCCGTCCGCCCTCTTCTCTTTTAAGGACGTCCAAGAGCTCTGCACCGACGAGCCATCTCAACCCACCGCTTCCACTCCGAATAAGAAAGCCTCGATTTTCCACCGAGTCCGAGTTGCCAACTCGCTCCTCCGCACCTG GTCAACTCGCTCAGCGACTCACCCACCCACCGAAGAACCCGAAACACACGAACCGGAGTCCAGTCCCAATGTCGTCGCTGTCCCGGACCAATCGGGTAAGGACCCCCTCGCCGCAACGCAATCCGCGCCATTGATTTCAATCCCGGGCGCCGAGAAGCGCATTGTGGTGTACTTCACGAGCCTCCGGGTGGTGAGGTCCACGTTCGAGGACTGCAGGTCCGTCCGATCCATTCTCCGAGGGTTTCGGGTCTCAATTGACGAACGGGATCTCTCCATGGACTCGGGGTTCCTAACAGAATTGCAGCAGATCCTGGGAAGTCAAAGCCAAAGCAAGTTGTCCTTGCCGAGGGTTTTCATTGGCGGGAGATACGTCGGTGGGGCGGAGGAGATTCGGCAGCTGCACGAGGCGGGAGAGCTCAAGAAGCTCGTCGAAGGCTTGCCCCCAGCGGAACCGGGCGTGTGCGACTTGTGCGGCGGCTATAGGTTCGTTCTGTGCGACGAGTGTTACGGTAGCCGTAAGTTGTTCACGGAGAAAAGCGGGTTCAAGGGCTGTATGGCGTGCAACGAGAACGGTCTGATCAGGTGCCCTTCTTGTCATTGTGCGCCTCTCTGA
- the LOC121238891 gene encoding LOW QUALITY PROTEIN: ethylene-overproduction protein 1 (The sequence of the model RefSeq protein was modified relative to this genomic sequence to represent the inferred CDS: inserted 1 base in 1 codon), with protein sequence MRALQLIERFKGTQVHALSPSETITGTGKNPTVATRAKLINYKVKSFSKSKANNSVAVTEALLPYGLPTTDLLEPSIDPHLKPLDFVATVADLYGRLETCSHSDKSMLCMEQYSVLRSLGDHKLLRRCLRAARQNAGDVHSKVVVSAWLRFQRREDELVGVSAMDCGGHVLECPKAALVSGYDLNSIHDHCQCLNGRFEVINTPTLIGNECLSLDVDNYVSFCIGNEEIKCVRYRIAALSRVFNVMLFGKFLESKMDKIDFSGNGISIXGMRAVEVYSRTRRLDYFSAEIVLELLSFANRFCCEELKSACDAHLASLVGNIEDAMTLIEYGLEETANLVVASCLQVMLRELPSNLYNWKVMKFFCSSQARERLARAGHASFLLYYFLSHVAMEESMASNTTVMLLERLGECATERWQKGLAFHQLGCALLERKEYKDAQRCFGVAAAAGHVYSMAGIARAKHEQGQQYSAYKLMSSLILEYKPIGWMYQERSLYNIGREKILDLKTATELDPTLSFPYKYRAVAKVEEKQIRGAILEIDKIIGFKLLPDCLELRAWFFIALEDYESALRDIRVVLTLEPNYMMFHGKVTGDYLIELLSHRVQQLSEADCWMQLYQRWSCIDDIGSLAIIHQMLVNDPGKSLLRFRQSLLLLRLNCQKAAMRSLRLARNHSNSENERLVYEGWILYDTGYREEALSRAEKSISLQRSFEAFFLKAYTLADTTLDPESSSYVVQILGEALKCPSDGLRKGQALNNLGSVHVDCGNLDLAADCYMNALEIKHARAHQGLARVYHQRNHRQAAYEEMTKLIEKAQNNASAYEKRSEYCGREMAKNDLDTATQLDPLRTYPYRYRAAVLMDDQKETEAVEELTKAIAFKPDLQMLHLRAAFYESMGNLASALQDCQAALCLDPDHKETLDLYNRAQELAVNLHLK encoded by the exons ATGCGTGCTCTTCAGCTCATAGAGCGATTCAAGGGCACCCAAGTTCACGCTCTTAGTCCATCGGAGACTATCACCGGCACCGGTAAAAACCCCACCGTTGCTACCAGGGCTAAGCTTATCAACTATAAAGTCAAATCATTTTCGAAGTCCAAAGCCAACAACTCGGTCGCAGTAACTGAGGCTCTTCTTCCTTATGGACTTCCTACAACTGATCTCCTTGAACCCTCCATAGATCCCCACCTCAAACCCCTCGACTTCGTAGCGACTGTAGCTGACCTGTATGGCCGTCTTGAAACTTGCTCCCACTCCGATAAGTCAATGCTATGTATGGAGCAGTACTCTGTCTTGCGTAGCCTCGGTGATCACAAGCTGCTACGCCGGTGCCTCCGTGCTGCCCGTCAAAACGCGGGAGATGTGCACTCGAAGGTTGTGGTTTCTGCGTGGTTAAGGTTCCAGAGGAGGGAGGACGAGCTTGTGGGTGTATCTGCTATGGATTGTGGTGGCCACGTTCTTGAGTGCCCCAAGGCCGCTTTAGTATCTGGGTATGATTTAAATTCTATTCATGATCATTGCCAATGTCTTAACGGCCGTTTCGAGGTGATTAATACGCCAACCTTGATAGGGAATGAGTGTTTGAGTTTGGATGTGGATAATTATGTTTCATTTTGTATTGGTAATGAGGAAATTAAATGTGTTCGGTACAGAATTGCAGCGTTATCGAGAGTATTTAATGTTATGCTGTTTGGTAAGTTCTTGGAGTCGAAAATGGATAAGATTGATTTTTCAGGAAATGGGATATCTA GGGGGATGAGAGCTGTTGAAGTATATAGTAGAACTAGAAGATTGGACTATTTCAGTGCTGAGATTGTTTTGGAGTTGCTTTCTTTTGCAAATAGGTTCTGTTGCGAGGAGTTGAAGTCTGCTTGTGATGCTCATCTAGCATCACTGGTGGGCAACATTGAGGATGCAATGACTCTTATTGAATACGGTTTGGAGGAGACGGCAAATCTTGTTGTGGCATCTTGCCTCCAAGTGATGTTAAGAGAGCTCCCAAGCAATCTGTATAATTGGAAggtgatgaaatttttttgtagcTCTCAGGCTAGGGAGAGGTTGGCCAGGGCAGGTCATGCTTCTTTCTTGCTGTATTATTTCCTAAGCCATGTTGCGATGGAGGAAAGCATGGCATCTAACACGACAGTGATGTTATTGGAGAGATTGGGAGAGTGTGCAACAGAAAGGTGGCAGAAGGGACTTGCGTTTCATCAACTGGGCTGTGCATTGCTTGAGAGAAAAGAGTACAAGGATGCTCAGCGTTGTTTTGGGGTGGCAGCTGCAGCGGGTCATGTTTATTCAATGGCTGGCATAGCAAGAGCTAAGCATGAGCAAGGGCAACAGTATTCGGCCTATAAGTTGATGAGCTCTCTCATCTTAGAGTATAAACCAATTGGGTGGATGTACCAAGAGCGGTCTCTTTATAATATTGGGAGGGAGAAGATCCTGGACTTGAAAACTGCAACTGAATTGGATCCTACTCTTTCATTCCCTTATAAATATAGAGCTGTTGCAAAGGTGGAGGAGAAGCAGATTAGGGGAGCCATTTTGGAGATTGACAAAATTATTGGGTTTAAGCTCTTGCCTGACTGCCTTGAGTTGAGAGCTTGGTTCTTCATTGCACTTGAGGATTACGAAAGTGCTCTTAGAGACATTCGAGTAGTTTTAACTTTAGAACCCAATTACATGATGTTTCATGGGAAGGTTACTGGGGATTACTTGATTGAGCTCCTCAGCCATCGGGTTCAGCAATTGAGTGAGGCTGATTGCTGGATGCAACTCTATCAGCGATGGTCTTGTATTGATGATATAGGCTCTCTGGCTATCATACATCAGATGCTGGTAAATGACCCTGGAAAGAGTCTTCTCCGGTTTCGGCAATCTCTACTTCTTTTGAG GCTAAATTGTCAAAAGGCTGCAATGCGTAGTTTGCGATTGGCTAGAAATCATTCTAACTCTGAGAATGAAAGGCTAGTTTATGAAGGTTGGATTTTATATGACACCGGTTATCGTGAAGAAGCTCTCTCTAGGGCAGAGAAGTCCATTTCACTTCAGAGGTCATTTGAAGCCTTTTTCCTTAAAGCGTACACATTGGCAGATACAACTCTGGATCCTGAATCTTCATCTTATGTCGTTCAAATTCTGGGGGAAGCTCTTAAATGCCCTTCAGATGGTCTTCGGAAAGGACAA GCATTAAATAATTTAGGGAGTGTTCACGTGGATTGTGGTAACCTGGATTTAGCTGCAGATTGCTACATGAATGCCCTTGAGATCAAGCATGCAAGAGCTCATCAAGGGCTGGCGCGTGTTTATCATCAAAGAAATCACCGGCAAGCTGCATATGAAGAGATGACCAAGCTAATAGAGAAGGCACAAAATAATGCATCAGCATATGAGAAAAGGTCAGAATATTGTGGTCGTGAAATGGCAAAGAATGATCTTGATACAGCAACACAATTGGATCCGCTTAGGACATATCCATACAGATACAGGGCAGCAG TTCTGATGGATGACCAAAAAGAAACTGAAGCTGTAGAAGAGCTAACGAAGGCCATAGCTTTCAAGCCTGATTTACAAATGCTTCATCTTCGAGCAGCATTTTACGAGTCAATGGGGAACCTCGCCTCTGCTCTCCAAGATTGTCAGGCAGCTCTATGCTTGGACCCTGATCATAAGGAAACACTTGATTTGTATAATCGGGCACAGGAGTTGGCTGTAAATTTACACCTTAAATGA
- the LOC121238898 gene encoding inactive receptor-like serine/threonine-protein kinase At2g40270: MSFLGTDGRMRINQLKLRMAVFMAVLSLFIRNQSLCLSLNTEGLALLRFRDRVTRDPYGALSDWNENDGVADPCAWFGVECSDGKVVTLTLKDLCLDGTLAPELGKLAYIKSIILRNNSFSGKIPNYIGELKDLEILDLGFNNFSGPFPSEFTNNLSLTTLLLDNNEFLGTISPELYELKTLSEFQADDNQLTGAPLRESCNCGSFIWNTAKFGDEANRKLLQAVDFSNPSRGNNVNKRSSFSPSPSPSPSSQDYLPPSASTSPFSSISAPSDSPLSSPLISPSQAPSNIFLTPSKPPILAPTPASIIPANPPIIASPPANSHREWDPTPSPAPTPSQVVNKDSETNLHVVLTWVGISGACSFILISAISIFYCRRNKVVTVKPWVTGLSGQLQKAFVTGVPKLNRPELEAACEDFSNIIGSVSYGTVYKGTLSSGIEIAVSSSAVISPGDWSKSLKVQFRKKIETLSKVNHKNFVNLIGYCEEEKPFTRMMVFEYAPNGTLFEHLHIKEAEHLDWGMRLRIAMGMAYCLEYMHQLTPPVTHKNLQSSSIYLTEDYAAKISDFGFWNDISAAKNDLDAMKLLETPSVEPESNVYSFGVILFEMMTGRIPYSVDDGSLADWASDYLKGEQPLREMVDPTLKSFQVVELEEVFGVIKDCVQPDSKQRPSMRDITAKLRGITAVGPDGATPKLSPLWWAELEIMSTDSS, from the exons ATGAGTTTCTTGGGGACGGACGGACGGATGAGAATCAACCAGTTGAAGCTCCGCATGGCGGTGTTCATGGCGGTGCTATCACTTTTTATTAGGAATCAAAGTCTGTGTTTGTCTCTGAACACCGAAG GTTTAGCGTTGTTGAGGTTCCGGGATAGAGTGACCAGAGACCCGTATGGGGCTTTATCGGATTGGAATGAGAATGATGGAGTGGCCGATCCGTGTGCTTGGTTCGGAGTGGAGTGTTCGGACGGGAAAGTGGTGACCTT GACTTTGAAGGATCTTTGCCTTGATGGAACATTGGCACCTGAACTCGGGAAGCTGGCTTACATAAAATCTAT CATTTTACGCAACAATTCTTTTTCTGGTAAAATCCCAAATTACATTGGGGAATTGAAGGATCTGGAGATTTTGGACTTGGGATTCAATAACTTTAGCGGGCCATTTCCATCTGAATTCACCAATAATCTTTCCCTGACTACCCT TTTACTTGACAACAACGAGTTTCTTGGTACCATCTCTCCTGAACTCTATGAGCTCAAGACCCTTTCGGAATTTCAGGCAGATGATAACCAGCTAACTGGTGCTCCTTTGAGGGAGTCTTGTAACTGTGGATCTTTCATTTG GAACACTGCCAAATTTGGAGATGAAGCTAACCGtaagctgctgcaggcagtagATTTCTCAAATCCATCCAGAGGCAACAATGTGAACAAGAGGAGTTCATTTTCACCATCACCTTCTCCCTCCCCCTCATCACAGGACTATCTGCCTCCATCAGCATCAACATCACCATTTTCATCTATATCAGCTCCATCAGATTCACCATTGTCATCTCCACTAATTTCCCCATCACAAGCTCCCTCCAATATCTTTCTGACTCCTTCCAAGCCACCTATTTTAGCTCCCACTCCTGCTTCAATAATTCCAGCAAATCCGCCAATAATAGCATCTCCACCAGCAAATTCTCACCGGGAGTGGGATCCCACTCCTTCACCAGCTCCAACTCCTAGCCAAGTGGTTAACAAGGATTCTGAGACAAATCTTCATGTAGTTCTTACTTGGGTTGGAATTTCCGGGGCTTGCTCGTTCATTCTGATTTCAGCCATCAGCATTTTTTACTGCAGAAGAAACAAGGTTGTTACTGTGAAACCTTGGGTGACAGGGTTAAGTGGGCAGCTGCAGAAAGCATTTGTAACAG GTGTACCAAAGCTCAACCGACCAGAACTTGAAGCAGCTTGTGAAGATTTCAGCAATATCATTGGTTCTGTCTCATATGGGACTGTGTATAAGGGGACTCTTTCAAGTGGGATAGAAATAGCTGTATCATCTAGTGCAGTGATATCTCCTGGAGACTGGTCAAAAAGTTTGAAAGTGCAGTTCAGAAAGAAG ATAGAGACACTATCAAAAGTGAACCACAAAAATTTCGTGAACCTCATTGGATATTGTGAAGAAGAGAAGCCATTCACGAGAATGATGGTTTTTGAGTATGCTCCAAATGGTACACTATTTGAGCATTTACACA TAAAAGAAGCCGAGCACTTGGACTGGGGAATGAGACTCCGAATAGCTATGGGCATGGCATACTGTCTGGAATATATGCACCAATTGACTCCACCTGTAACCCACAAAAACCTGCAATCCTCATCTATATACCTGACTGAAGATTATGCAGCCAAAATATCAGATTTCGGTTTTTGGAATGATATTTCTGCAGCCAAGAATGACTTGGATGCTATGAAGCTTTTGGAGACGCCATCAGTGGAACCAGAAAGCAATGTCTACAGCTTCGGGGTGATCTTGTTCGAAATGATGACGGGAAGGATTCCATACTCTGTGGACGATGGCTCTCTTGCAGACTGGGCATCAGACTATCTAAAAGGTGAGCAGCCCTTAAGAGAAATGGTGGATCCAACGCTAAAATCTTTCCAGGTGGTTGAGCTTGAGGAAGTATTTGGAGTGATAAAAGATTGTGTCCAACCTGATTCAAAGCAAAGACCATCGATGAGAGATATTACAGCTAAGTTGAGAGGGATCACAGCAGTGGGGCCTGATGGAGCAACCCCAAAACTATCTCCACTTTGGTGGGCAGAGCTTGAAATCATGTCTACGGACTCAAGTTGA
- the LOC121238966 gene encoding uncharacterized protein LOC121238966 isoform X1: MWRQWGKSTVRIHHTSSPSALFSFKDVQELCTDEPSQPTASTPNKKASIFHRVRVANSLLRTWSTRSATHPPTEEPETHEPESSPNVVAANSLLRTWSTRSATHPPTEEPETHEPESSPNVVAVPDQSGKDPLAATQSAPLISIPGAEKRIVVYFTSLRVVRSTFEDCRSVRSILRGFRVSIDERDLSMDSGFLTELQQILGSQSQSKLSLPRVFIGGRYVGGAEEIRQLHEAGELKKLVEGLPPAEPGVCDLCGGYRFVLCDECYGSRKLFTEKSGFKGCMACNENGLIRCPSCHCAPL, from the coding sequence ATGTGGCGGCAGTGGGGCAAATCAACGGTTCGGATTCACCACACGTCATCTCCGTCCGCCCTCTTCTCTTTTAAGGACGTCCAAGAGCTCTGCACCGACGAGCCATCTCAACCCACCGCTTCCACTCCGAATAAGAAAGCCTCGATTTTCCACCGAGTCCGAGTTGCCAACTCGCTCCTCCGCACCTGGTCAACTCGGTCAGCGACTCACCCACCCACCGAAGAACCCGAAACACACGAACCGGAGTCCAGTCCCAATGTCGTCGCTGCAAACTCGCTCCTCCGCACCTGGTCAACTCGCTCAGCGACTCACCCACCCACCGAAGAACCCGAAACACACGAACCGGAGTCCAGTCCCAATGTCGTCGCTGTCCCGGACCAATCGGGTAAGGACCCCCTCGCCGCAACGCAATCCGCGCCATTGATTTCAATCCCGGGCGCCGAGAAGCGCATTGTGGTGTACTTCACGAGCCTCCGGGTGGTGAGGTCCACGTTCGAGGACTGCAGGTCCGTCCGATCCATTCTCCGAGGGTTTCGGGTCTCAATTGACGAACGGGATCTCTCCATGGACTCGGGGTTCCTAACAGAATTGCAGCAGATCCTGGGAAGTCAAAGCCAAAGCAAGTTGTCCTTGCCGAGGGTTTTCATTGGCGGGAGATACGTCGGTGGGGCGGAGGAGATTCGGCAGCTGCACGAGGCGGGAGAGCTCAAGAAGCTCGTCGAAGGCTTGCCCCCAGCGGAACCGGGCGTGTGCGACTTGTGCGGCGGCTATAGGTTCGTTCTGTGCGACGAGTGTTACGGTAGCCGTAAGTTGTTCACGGAGAAAAGCGGGTTCAAGGGCTGTATGGCGTGCAACGAGAACGGTCTGATCAGGTGCCCTTCTTGTCATTGTGCGCCTCTCTGA
- the LOC121238948 gene encoding LRR repeats and ubiquitin-like domain-containing protein At2g30105: MEETGGTPGEARDPQSQSSVITITVKFSGRSIPVSLSPDSTIKDLKSLLQPLTNVLPRGQKLIFKGKLLVDTMTLRTSEVAGGAKVMLMASQGLHQGDGPILKDARTVPRRVDNANNKMVNEKLQVPVDKNRLERWKVTGVVALSESNLKTIPDEVWACGPSARVLDLNNNSVRDVPAQVGCLSSIQKLLLNSNAIVDESLNWDALASLKYLSVLSMNQNHFTNLPPALGALTSLRQLHVANNKLTSLPIEIGLLTQIEVLKVNHNRISTIPTCIGNCNSLVEIDLSSNLLSELPETFGNLHDLKALYLGNNGLKSLPSTLFKKCLQLSTLDIHNTEITTDLLRQFEGWESFDERRRLKHQKQLEFRVVGSAEFDEGADKN, encoded by the exons ATGGAGGAGACCGGTGGTACCCCCGGGGAAGCTAGGGATCCTCAATCCCAGAGCTCTGTCATCACAATCACCGTCAAATTCAGCGGTAGATCGATCCCGGTCTCTCTCTCGCCGGACTCCACGATCAAAGACCTCAAATCCCTTCTCCAACCTCTCACTAACGTCCTCCCGCGTGGCCAGAAGCTCATCTTcaaag GGAAACTTTTGGTGGATACGATGACATTGAGGACATCGGAGGTGGCCGGTGGGGCCAAGGTCATGCTCATGGCCTCTCAGGGCTTGCACCAAGGG GACGGTCCCATTCTAAAAGATGCCCGGACTGTACCGAGGAGAGTTGACAATGCTAATAATAAAATGGTGAATGAGAAGCTTCAAGTTCCTGTTGACAAGAATAGGTTGGAACGTTGGAAAGTGACGGGGGTTGTGGCATTGTCCGAATCTAATTTGAAG ACCATACCTGATGAAGTATGGGCTTGTGGACCTTCTGCAAGAGTCCTTGATTTGAACAACAACTCTGTTCGAGATGTGCCTGCTCAAGTTGGCTGTTTGAGTTCCATTCAG AAGTTGCTCCTGAATTCAAATGCTATAGTGGATGAATCCCTGAACTGGGATGCACTAGCATCTTTGAAGTACCTATCTGTTCTCTCTATGAACCAAAACCA TTTCACAAATTTGCCTCCTGCACTGGGTGCCCTGACTTCCCTTAGGCAACTTCATGTCGCAAACAACAAGTTGACTAGCCTCCCTATTGAAATAGGTCTGTTAACTCAGATTGAGGTTTTGAAAGTCAATCATAACAG GATAAGCACCATTCCTACATGTATAGGGAACTGCAATTCTCTTGTTGAG ATTGATCTTTCATCAAATCTTCTGTCAGAGTTGCCAGAGACTTTTGGCAATCTGCATGATTTGAAG GCTTTGTATCTTGGTAACAACGgcctaaaatcacttccttCTACACTATTTAAAAAGTGCCTTCAGCTGTCAACGCTGGATATCCACAACACAGAAATCACAACGGATCTCCTTCGTCAG TTTGAAGGATGGGAAAGCTTTGATGAGCGCCGCCGCTTAAAGCATCAGAAGCAGCTGGAGTTCCGAGTTGTGGGCTCTGCTGAATTTGATGAAGGTGCTGATAAAAACTGA